The Dehalobacter sp. genomic sequence ACGCCTTAAAATCGTTCCGATTAACTGGATACGTTGAGAATTGCTTCACGTCATACTTATAAAGCTCCGGAAGCTCCGTGAGTTCCGTGAGTTCCGTGAGTTGCAGCAGGTGCAGCAGAGTTAATGCGTTTGAGAGTTGCTTCAACGTCATACTTATAAAGTTCCGGATACTCCAGCCACCACTTATATTTCTCAATCTGTTCCGTGCCGTATCCGAACATATCATCGATACCTTTAAGCAATTTTGAAGCATTCTCTCCTTTACTGCCAATCCACAAGCCAGCTTCATGGAACCAAGAATCTTCTTTGGAGTTCCAAGGACATACTTTCACACATCTTCCGCAGCTGACGCCTTCATCGTTAGCAGCGCGGAATACCGTACACTTCTTAGAATCAGTATTCCAACGGAGATAACCATTGTGCGGTACAGGGTCATCATCAAAGCTAATAGCTTGAGAAGGACAGTTATCCGCACACTTTTTACATACTCTGCAGAAATCCTGCAGACCAAAATCAATCGGTTTATCCGTTGCCAAAGGCAAATCCGTTGTAACTGCTGAAGTTTTATGACGGAAACCAATACGAGGATGAAGAGCAGTATCAACTGTCCTGGTAAGTTCACCCATTCCGCAGGCAATCAGACAAGGTGGAATAAGAACCTCGTAATTCCCAAAATGATGGGCCCTGGCATGATAACCCAACTGACGAATATAACTTGCCATGATGATTGCCGCATTGGCAGCGGCATGGTAACACCGATTCGATTGGGTGACACCCATGGCGTCATATCCTGTTGAACCCAACCAAGTTTCCAAATGCATCTCTACAGCCATACAAATAACGTAAGGCATTTTATCTGTGATAGGCACCTTTCCAAATGGTGTATTGATGGGAACAGCTTGCATGAGATATGCGGCTAAGGGCGGTTCCATGTTACTTTCGTAATAAGCAAAATCAGGCATATTGCCGATACCTACTTCGTCTGCTCGAAGGTAATAGGCGAAATCTTTAATATGCTGGGACATCTGTTCAGGGTCTGGTATAGGCAATTTATGCGGATTTGGCTCTCCTGTAAGCATAGATATACCTGAGACTGCTCCAATAGCACTTGCAAACGGTAATGCCATAGGATGTCTAAACAGTGTAGTAAAAAGTCCGGCCCTTGCTTTATCACCCAATTCTCCTGATACAGCCAGGGCAAATCCGGCATCTTTCTCATTGGTTTGCTTCACTTTTCCAACAATCTTGGTTGTCCCCAGCCATTGATCGTTATTTTCGACATAACGGACGGATGCACCGCCATAATTCGCTTTAGGACGCAATTTTGACCATTGTCCTTTGGTGGTCTGATAGTCCAAACTAGGTGATGCTACCGCTGCGTTGGCGATCTTGGCGGGTGCCGCAATCGCACCCATGACGCCCATTGCAGTGGCTGCTACCCCGGTTTTCAGAAAACCACGGCGGCTTATTCCTTTTTCTTTATTTTCTGAATTTACGGACATTAATTTTCCTCCTCTAAGCCTCGATTGATTCATTGACCTTTTTATTGATACGGATAAACCCTAAGAAGCGCGCCAGCACTATTGCCATTATGATCGAAATGCCTCCGAATAGGAAAATTGCCGTGCTGGATGCCTTAACGTGTCCTACGCTAGCATTAATGTAAACAAAGGAAATCCCCATCCAAGTAACGGCATACCAAATAACATATAAGGACCAGTTCAGTACCGTTTTCCACATTAGATCCTTTTGGGCGCGAGGTCTAATCCAAAGTATCCCCGCTAAAAATAACACACCGGCAAGAAAAATTAAGAATGTACTCATAAATCCACCTCCTTTTAGATATAAGTCTACTGATTTATCCGGTGGGAATGTTAATTTAAATTAACATTGCTAATATTTTTCAGGCCTGTGCACATAAAAAAAATCTCCCGGATTTCTCCGGAAGCACTATCCTGAACTGTTGTAATATAGGATTTGGTAACTGCCTGATTGATGAGATCTACCTCTTTCATCATCTGACTAGTCTTAATAATACTTTTGGTCTGACCTACGACACCCTTCAAAATTGGTTGTTGCAAGAATATATTATAAGCCTTGTTTTTTCTAAAAAAGATGTTTCTCAAATGTTAGCTCTTTTAATCTATCTAAATCATGGATAATGATTTTGCCTTTCTTTTTCTCAATAATCTTTTGCTTTTCCAAATATCCTAATACTTTGGATATCGTGACATGATGGACTCCTGAGATTTCAGAAATAGTTCTCTGAGACAATTCGAGACGGATTTCATATGAATTTCCTACGGGTATTCCGTTGGAAATGCATAGACCGTAAATCAGTCTTACTATCCTGATCGTCGGATTGTATAATTCCATTTCAACTGTTTGCATCATATAATAAAGGCTTTTAGAAAAAGTGTTCTTTAAGATTTCAAAAAATATATCATCATCTATTTGAAATATTACTTTGAGCTGCGCCTCCGTGAAAAAACATACGCTGCATTTTTCTATAGTAGTTATATAGGAATTATCATGTTTCATCGGAAAGAGCTTGCACAGGATTCCATTTTTGCCGCAAAAATAATGCAATATTTCCCTGCCGTCCTCTGTTACCATTTTGTTTTGGACTTTTCCTGAAAGCACATAGATTAGCATCGGCTCCCTATCCCCTGGTAAAGTAATAGCGCTCCCTTTTGCATAGGATTTCACAATTCCTAGATGGGTAAATTTTTGCAGTCTCTCGACAGGGTAAAATGTGTCAGGAATGGTTCTTGACACCTCATCAGAAAAATCGTATTTCATACCTTCTTCGCCCCTTCCCATATATACCTCTAGTAATTTACTTTATGGTCATTTAAATGATAAAGGTTTTTAGTTTAGTTTATACTAGATTTCAAATTATACCATATCGATTTAACCTTTCAATTTCCCCTTAATATTTTTGAACCCAACGATTAGAATTGTAAAATTGATTTATAATCTTTGTGTGTTTCCAAGGATACCTGTCAATAACCATATTGAAGCGAGCATGCTGCCATCTTATAATACAATAGTGGATATAACCGGAGTCCATTATGTGACGGTCTCTAAGGTATTTTGTATCTTGAAAAAGCAGAAAATACTAAAAAGGAAGAAGGAAAAATTGCTGATATATGATAAAGAAAAACTAAAAAAGTTAATGCAACAAACACAGATATTTAAACATGAAAGCACTTGTTAAGACAGATATTTTATTCCCCGTTTAGTGATATGGACTTCGAAAATTTGAAAGGCTATAAGATCAAGGTCTTCCGTTAAGTAAATACAACGAAAATAATCGCAGAGGACTGACCTTTCATATTAGGGAACAGTTCTCTATTTTTAGATAATCGAGTTACTTTAATCATA encodes the following:
- a CDS encoding reductive dehalogenase; this encodes MSVNSENKEKGISRRGFLKTGVAATAMGVMGAIAAPAKIANAAVASPSLDYQTTKGQWSKLRPKANYGGASVRYVENNDQWLGTTKIVGKVKQTNEKDAGFALAVSGELGDKARAGLFTTLFRHPMALPFASAIGAVSGISMLTGEPNPHKLPIPDPEQMSQHIKDFAYYLRADEVGIGNMPDFAYYESNMEPPLAAYLMQAVPINTPFGKVPITDKMPYVICMAVEMHLETWLGSTGYDAMGVTQSNRCYHAAANAAIIMASYIRQLGYHARAHHFGNYEVLIPPCLIACGMGELTRTVDTALHPRIGFRHKTSAVTTDLPLATDKPIDFGLQDFCRVCKKCADNCPSQAISFDDDPVPHNGYLRWNTDSKKCTVFRAANDEGVSCGRCVKVCPWNSKEDSWFHEAGLWIGSKGENASKLLKGIDDMFGYGTEQIEKYKWWLEYPELYKYDVEATLKRINSAAPAATHGTHGTHGASGAL
- a CDS encoding Crp/Fnr family transcriptional regulator, which produces MGRGEEGMKYDFSDEVSRTIPDTFYPVERLQKFTHLGIVKSYAKGSAITLPGDREPMLIYVLSGKVQNKMVTEDGREILHYFCGKNGILCKLFPMKHDNSYITTIEKCSVCFFTEAQLKVIFQIDDDIFFEILKNTFSKSLYYMMQTVEMELYNPTIRIVRLIYGLCISNGIPVGNSYEIRLELSQRTISEISGVHHVTISKVLGYLEKQKIIEKKKGKIIIHDLDRLKELTFEKHLF
- a CDS encoding dehalogenase; translation: MSTFLIFLAGVLFLAGILWIRPRAQKDLMWKTVLNWSLYVIWYAVTWMGISFVYINASVGHVKASSTAIFLFGGISIIMAIVLARFLGFIRINKKVNESIEA